In Scomber japonicus isolate fScoJap1 chromosome 20, fScoJap1.pri, whole genome shotgun sequence, the genomic window caggaaaatgaaaaatgaaacaatcgTGACCTTCCTCCTATGTGGGCTATCACTTGCTCCTTAAGGGCACTACAGTTAGCCCTCGCTAGCTTAAACTGAAACAATTACTTTTCTTACTTATACTTACTTATAAATACTGAAAGCGTGTTTTGTACCATACCCGAGCTACTGTTGTCATTGTCATGTCGCTTTATGAGGGTAGAGAAATGGATATTCTACTGATAAAACGGCTTTACTGATTATAGTTTATTCCCTCAGTAAGACTTGTCAGGCAACTACTTCAGTGATTCAGACTTCAAATAAGACAAGAAAACTACATCACATGGCCATAAAACACAAACTCAAATGCTCTAACGGTGGTATTGTACCAGTTGGTCCGTTCAACTGTtaccatttcattttctttttaaacagcaGGGCTTAATAACTAGCCCGTGCAGTAGCGGAATATTTTCCTTACAGTCctcaaaaagggaaaaattcCCCCAATGTAGTTTATTGCTGCCCGCGTGCGTTCAACGTTTTGATTGGCGCCTTCTAAACTACAACATTACGTCATCTCTTTGAGCCCGTCCCTGTCGTGCATTGGTGAAAATATGTAAGTAAACGCCATCATTTccatttaatatttgtttttaaaaataatatctaTGTGTGAACAATAAGTAGCAATGACATAATGTCGTGTAAATACGGTATTTTGGTTGCAAGCACACGCAGAACACAATGAACGCAACAGCGAACGTGCACAAGTGTGTGTCAAGCTAACTGAATTAGCATTAAAGTGTCTTTAAGTTAACGTTTATTTGCTCCGAGTTGACCCAGTTTCATACTCTATTAGTGTATATTGATATCTTGGTTATTTTCAGTGGATATTAGAATCAATTGGCAGTACGTGATTGTATTAATATCAGGGCtgcttcatcattttctttcattcattttcaaattaatCCTATTACGTGATTTATTCTATGACGCATAATTAATTACGCAGCCAACATGTCCATTCAGGaaaataattcaattaattTGTACATAgtatattaaatatgatatgTTTTTGATATTGAAGTATTGTAATGTTACTCTTATACCACCAATGCAATTACATGTTACTATGACATGATATCTTAACGTAAGGAGGTAAAGAGCTgaaacgattttttttttttttttaattggttttattttttattattttgtgatattttttcaaGGAATATTCCATAATATTTATGCCAAACTAAAtcacttttcttcattttatgtAATTGTAATATCTGTGTGGGATTCTGACCATAGGTTAAACACAGCAAAGTAATTTAATGATGTCAACTTGGCATTTTGGGAAAAGCTGACATGCAGTAATCAAAATAAGCACATTAATTATGCATGTTGTTTAAGTGTCAGACTTTACCTCGTCTAAGTAATGTCTAATCTTTTGAAGTGtaactcttgtttttttcctctcccacCAGGGCGCCTTCACCAACAAAGAGGAAGGATGATGACAAGAGTAAACAGCGAGGTAAAGAGAAATCAGGAACCACAAAAGAAGGGGCAGACAAAGATAGGGGAAGAGAGAAGAACCGCTCACGACGCAGTGCTTCCAGCGGGAGCAGCAGGTCAGAGTCTGTTCTTACTAAATACATCTGGATGCTGCCATGTTCCATTAAGCGTGTTCCATGCCCCATCTTTCCACATTGATTTATTGTTCAACCAATGAAAAGGAAATGTAGTGTAATTTATACAATGGATGATCAGTCTGCTTATACTGTCTTTTATGTGCTGACTTGTGCTTGTTTGGCTGTAGTATTTGCTTTGTACAGAAAAAGATGAACACTTCAAGTTTCTGCTACTCCCATCCTGAAACCCGCTGTGTTTTAGGTCCAGCTCAAGCTCCAGCAGTAGCTCAGGTTCCAGCTCCGGCTCCTCCAGCGGCTCCAGCTCCTCTGCCTCTAGCCACTCGGGCTCCTCCAGCTCCcgctcatcttcctcttcctcctcatcgtcATCGCCGAGCCCCAGCCGGCAGCGTCACAACAACAGACGACGGTCCCGCTCAAAGTACACAAATGATACTATTACTGATTATGTAATGATTACTATGCAATAGTTTAACTAACCCGaacccttacacacacacatacacacacacaacatccaggaaaaattattaataattataacaagGGAGAATAAACTTATTATGCTATTAACTGTAGATCAAAATCAGCAAAGAAGGATGACCGGGACCGACGACGAAGGAGTCCCACCCCTAAACCCACCAAGGTCTACCTGGGCCGGCTGACCAGAAATGTCATCAAGGTAAATAATTAACCACCACTGATATCAGATCACATCGCTGTGAGTCGGAATATCAGAACTTCTACACGAACAATCTAAACTGGTTTCTTGTGCTTACATTACACAACTCACTGATTCAAGCATAAAACACGTGTAACTGGTGGAAACAGTCCCTGAGCAAAGTTTCAAAGATCAGAAGAACCCCGGAACAAGTAACAAACAGCTTAAGCACAGCAAACCAGTGTCACAGTACAGAATGTACATCTTTTATGCCTTCAAAACCTTTTGCTCATGGTATTGAAAGGAGCcaatacaaaaaacaattattcaCACAGTAAAAGAGGTGAAAGATGACACTACAGGGGTTATTGAGTGATGATTTCAGGCTTCTTGTTTGTCAATGAACTTGATTAAAAGCCTAAAAGAATTGAGACACAGATAGATGACCCAACCCCAATAATGTTTATACCTTCATCCTATTATGATTGAATTACTAGAGGGCCATTTTTAATAAGCCTCTGAGAGGAGGAAATCACCCCTAACTGGCCCAAATTCTCAGTGACACACTCTACTTTTAAGACAAGGAGTAAGAGCATTTGATCAATGTTCTTAAATTAGGAAATAATGCCTACCTCTACCAATATGTAGTAGAGCTATGAGTCTCTTTACAACTACATTAAAACAGgtacatgtttttcttcttaaacCTTAAGCATTGTTCCTCTAAATTGGGAACATACGTCTTGCAACACCTGTGCAATATGTACAAGATGCTGCAATGTTATAGGAATTGTAAAATCATGTGGTTGAACCGGGCCTGTTTCTTGGAACTGTTGAAACTGCAACTTCCCTCATCTGCCACTCACAGTAAACAGAAATGACGCTCTGGATCAATCTCTCAGCTGAATATGTATAAATCAACATGATGTTTGTGTGGAAGGTTTCAAAGCAATCACTTGTTGTGCTTTTTCAAGGAACACATCCAGGAAATCTTCTCCACCTATGGCAAGATCAAGATGATTGATATGCCAATGAACCGCGTCCACCCCCACCTGTCCAAGGGCTACGCTTATGTGGAATTCGAGACCCCCGAGGAGGCCGAGAAGGCGCTTAAACACATGGACGGAGGTGAGTGTGGTGTTGAGGAGACGAGACTGGCACTTACACTAATGTCTCAAAATGAACGTGAttatttttgattgttttttcctcttgttttgttttgttttgtttttccaggtCAGATTGATGGTCAGGAGATCACAGTCACAGCTGTGTTGGCCCCTACAGTGCGTCCTCCCCCTCGCAGGCTGTCTCCGCCTCGCAGAATGCCTCCTCCACCTCCGATGTGGCGACGCACCCCACCTCGAATGAGGAGAAGGTAAAGCAGTATGTGATGAGTGCcagtgctggagaggaggatgaggcgGCGCCGCATTTAAGAAACAAATAATGTGTAGACTATGCCAAATACAACTGCTGCTCTTTTCCCTCactttttattcttctgtccTAGATCCCGATCTCCACGGCGACGCTCTCCAGTGCGTCGCAGGTCACGATCGCCTGGCCGCCGCCGTCACCGGTCGCGCTCCAGTTCCAACTCCTCCCGCTAGAGATCAGGAAAACCCTCCTCCACCCTTCTGGATCTGCTAGTCTGCTGTGTTCTTTTTaatcaaaacaaacatgaaacaaatatttttatgGTTAACCGTCTCACACCCAAATCATTACTGTGTACCTTGGGCAGATTGTTTAGAGTCAGGGTTTTATGCTAATGTAACACTGAGAAAAAGAACTTAAAGGTGCTATAGGTAAGAACTGGCCACCTGTTGATATCATACTTCACAACAGTGACTCTAATGTCAGCAACATTGGTTAACCTGAGGACACATTGCAACATAAGTTAACAAGAAGTAAGTTTGCAACATACACCTGTGCAATATGTGCTGCAATGTTATGAATTGTGAAATCATATGGTTTGACCCCATAAAGAACATTACATTTTCCTAGGGCAAGCTGGGACTCACTATGGCCTAGATGTACAAGGTGATATTATGAGAAGGATTGGCTGGGGCTAGTTGGTTAGGATGCTAACTTAGTCGATATCTCTGCAACCCAATACATAGATGTCTCTGACATACTGTCAAAACTGTCCGTAATTGAGTAaaattttgaatgttttatacTAAAGTTCTTACATATAGCACCTTTAAATCGCTGTAAAGCTAAATAGCAGTTTACTGGTGAAGAATGAAGAAACTCTCCCACTGTACTCCACAAGGCAGCTTTCTACACCCACTTTCAATGTTAATAGAGGTCCTTTTGTTGAGAATAACTTAAGATTTTGATTTTCTGATAAATatcaatttcctcttttttattagTATCCTAGTTAAATTTTTGGATTCATTTAAAGATGGATGGGTAGATTTAGCCAGTTAaatgccagaaaaaaaagaaatacagtataaaCGGATGAAGGCCAAAACTACATTTTGTCAAAAGGTCTAAAATGTCCTTGCTTTCACAAAATTGACTTCAATCCACTACTGCGTCTCACAGTGTTAACAATAACACTTCCCTCTCTCaaacaactttttattttgACTGACTGTCATTGAAGTTTTTGCATGGAGACATGGGGTAAATCAGCAACTCCTGGGAACACATAAATGATTCTACCATCTGTTTTCTCATCACTAAACATAGAACAACATGGTAATCACAGTATGTTCTGAAATCCATTTGACAGGGCCTACATGTCCACCTTTTGGGTTCTCTAGgctcagtcaaaaaaaaaaattaaatagagaTTTTAAATGGTGCTAAGGGTCATAATTTAGATACCAATCAATCCTGTTTTTTAAGACCGTTTCTACTGTAACCCTCCTTTTTAGTTTAGAAGTCACACAGTCAATCTGATATTATGGCAATAAAGAGTCAACAGGAGGTtggacaaaaagacagaaatatcaCATAATACAATAGCCCTGCAGTAAAGTGCAATCTGGGAACATTTatgctgtttgtctttttacacTCAGAGGCATGGATGGGATGGGGCTGGAATACTGTAACAGCTGTTGTCTTAAAGGGGCTTTCCCTGTGCTTGACATATGCTGTCATTTTGCAGCTTTTCTCATCATCATAAGACATAGcaggagtgtgtgagtgttacaGCAGGGTCTTGACTTACAGTAATTACAAATGATAAAGGCAGCTATACAGGTGAGTCATATGAAAGGTTAAATACCAGTTTATTGAACTGTAAGTCTAAAAATGACACTATTACATTATCAGATCCTGTACAAAAGGTTTTgttcttttctcctcctgcttTTTAAACTGTGATCTTCTGATCCAGACGTTTGCGATGTGGAAatgataattgtgtttttgttttatctcgCTGTGGTGGACCGATAAACCCTGTGTTACCGATCGTccgtatctgtgtgtgtgtgtgtgtgtgtgtgcgca contains:
- the LOC128381732 gene encoding RNA-binding protein with serine-rich domain 1-like; the protein is MAPSPTKRKDDDKSKQRGKEKSGTTKEGADKDRGREKNRSRRSASSGSSRSSSSSSSSSGSSSGSSSGSSSSASSHSGSSSSRSSSSSSSSSSPSPSRQRHNNRRRSRSKSKSAKKDDRDRRRRSPTPKPTKVYLGRLTRNVIKEHIQEIFSTYGKIKMIDMPMNRVHPHLSKGYAYVEFETPEEAEKALKHMDGGQIDGQEITVTAVLAPTVRPPPRRLSPPRRMPPPPPMWRRTPPRMRRRSRSPRRRSPVRRRSRSPGRRRHRSRSSSNSSR